One segment of Paenibacillus rhizovicinus DNA contains the following:
- a CDS encoding substrate-binding domain-containing protein — MRKQRLTILLVLVLVTAAVYTIFFSKLILVPDRGDKTITVILKSLNVRSDYWQTMISGAQTAAKELGVDLDLQGPLQEYDVEGQIKAIRDAIARKPDAIAVAPVDDPRIPGLLNEIRSAGISLVVMETPVTLADPPVTVANDHLEAGRLAGDVAARAAKGSPAVAVFSDSMKSAISIKRLEGIRQSMKEHGGSVSGLYYSGDSEQLAYEFTVALLRTNPQVNAFITLNESSTLGVAKALKEAKKTDRYNLVGFESSIYEIQLLEEGTVSALLVQKPFNVGYLGVKTAMGLINGHRTDKTTKIGSTVVTRDNMNEPEIQRLMFPFTVIQ, encoded by the coding sequence ATGCGCAAGCAGCGCCTCACGATTCTGCTCGTTCTCGTGCTTGTGACGGCCGCCGTCTACACGATCTTCTTCTCGAAGCTGATTCTGGTGCCGGATCGAGGAGATAAGACGATCACCGTCATACTGAAGTCGTTGAACGTCCGTTCCGATTATTGGCAGACGATGATTTCCGGCGCCCAGACGGCGGCGAAGGAGCTCGGTGTCGACCTCGACTTGCAGGGGCCGCTGCAGGAATACGATGTCGAGGGACAAATCAAAGCCATTCGGGACGCCATCGCGCGCAAGCCGGATGCGATTGCGGTCGCGCCGGTGGACGATCCGCGCATCCCGGGGCTGCTGAACGAGATTCGTTCGGCCGGCATTTCGCTCGTCGTCATGGAGACGCCGGTGACGCTGGCGGATCCGCCCGTGACGGTCGCGAACGATCATCTGGAGGCCGGCCGGCTTGCCGGGGACGTGGCTGCACGGGCGGCGAAAGGCAGTCCGGCCGTTGCGGTATTCAGCGATTCGATGAAATCGGCGATCTCGATCAAGCGTCTGGAGGGCATCCGGCAGTCGATGAAGGAGCACGGCGGAAGCGTCTCGGGTTTGTATTACAGCGGGGATTCCGAGCAGCTGGCCTATGAATTCACGGTCGCGCTGCTGCGGACGAATCCGCAGGTCAACGCTTTCATTACCTTGAACGAGAGTTCCACGCTCGGCGTTGCCAAAGCGCTCAAGGAAGCGAAGAAGACGGACCGTTATAATTTGGTCGGCTTCGAGAGTTCGATCTACGAGATTCAACTGCTCGAAGAGGGAACCGTAAGCGCTCTCCTCGTCCAGAAACCGTTCAATGTCGGTTATTTGGGCGTCAAGACGGCGATGGGACTGATCAACGGCCATCGGACGGACAAGACGACGAAGATCGGTTCGACCGTCGTCACCCGGGACAACATGAACGAGCCGGAAATCCAGCGGCTGATGTTTCCGTTTACCGTCATTCAATAA
- a CDS encoding ABC transporter substrate-binding protein produces MMNKKKYAAMGAAVLLASVSLAGCGSKDNNSNNTASTNNASTNNASTNNGGSTNATNDGSTNGGTNATTPDTPKLTGDFEVQYFVGGYGDKWWTKVIADFQAANPDLHVKALGGPKINEQNKPRWIGGNPPDFVYIDGPELNDRQMVEDGQLEDLTDWIKDAKNVDGDKILDMLAQQPQQFDGKIYNIPLVLNSWGIFWNKALFKEKGWQEPQDFQQFLDVSDKIKAAGTTPFIHTGKYPYYINGAFLYPAIVSANNGDYTVLQDMAANKVEAFESDAVKTALGKIVTLRDKGFIDKASIQINHTDSQMLFLQNKDAFIPNGLWLPNEMSKDIPQGFDFGFIPSITQDAGQKIVANTSTATVAIAKNAKNKDAAHAFLQFVFSKAQASQWAELSGAPSNIKGDISASNAPSFVKDAAKYLTDPNTIVIPTITFNADVDKAMQDATDALTIGKIDPAGWVKRVTDVVKKVAK; encoded by the coding sequence ATGATGAACAAGAAAAAGTACGCTGCGATGGGCGCGGCGGTATTGCTCGCTTCGGTCTCGCTCGCGGGTTGCGGTTCTAAGGACAACAACTCGAACAACACGGCCTCCACGAACAATGCTTCCACGAATAACGCATCCACGAACAACGGCGGTTCCACGAACGCGACGAACGACGGCAGCACGAACGGCGGCACGAACGCGACAACGCCGGATACGCCTAAACTGACGGGCGACTTCGAAGTGCAATATTTCGTTGGCGGCTACGGGGACAAATGGTGGACGAAGGTCATCGCGGACTTCCAAGCGGCGAACCCCGACCTGCATGTGAAAGCGCTCGGCGGCCCGAAAATCAACGAACAAAACAAACCGCGCTGGATCGGAGGCAACCCGCCGGATTTCGTCTACATCGACGGACCTGAACTGAACGACCGCCAAATGGTCGAAGACGGCCAGCTCGAAGATCTGACGGACTGGATCAAAGACGCGAAGAACGTCGACGGCGACAAAATCCTCGACATGCTGGCGCAGCAGCCGCAGCAGTTCGACGGCAAGATCTACAACATTCCGCTCGTACTGAATTCGTGGGGCATTTTCTGGAACAAAGCGCTCTTCAAGGAGAAAGGCTGGCAGGAGCCGCAAGACTTCCAGCAATTCCTCGACGTCAGCGACAAGATCAAAGCAGCCGGCACGACGCCATTCATCCATACCGGTAAATATCCGTACTACATCAACGGCGCGTTCCTGTATCCGGCGATCGTTTCCGCGAACAACGGCGACTACACCGTGCTTCAGGACATGGCGGCGAACAAAGTCGAAGCGTTCGAGAGCGATGCGGTCAAGACGGCGCTGGGCAAAATCGTAACGCTGCGCGACAAAGGCTTCATCGACAAAGCGTCGATCCAAATCAACCACACCGATTCGCAAATGCTGTTCCTGCAAAATAAAGACGCATTCATCCCGAACGGCCTGTGGCTGCCGAACGAAATGTCCAAAGACATTCCGCAAGGCTTCGACTTCGGCTTCATTCCATCGATCACGCAGGACGCCGGTCAGAAAATCGTAGCGAACACGTCGACGGCAACCGTCGCGATCGCGAAGAACGCGAAGAACAAAGACGCGGCTCATGCCTTCCTGCAATTCGTCTTCTCGAAAGCGCAAGCTTCCCAATGGGCAGAGCTCAGCGGCGCGCCGTCGAACATCAAAGGCGACATCAGCGCTTCCAACGCGCCAAGCTTCGTTAAGGACGCAGCGAAGTACCTGACGGATCCGAACACGATCGTTATCCCGACGATTACGTTCAACGCGGACGTAGACAAAGCGATGCAAGATGCGACGGACGCCCTCACGATCGGCAAGATCGACCCTGCCGGCTGGGTGAAACGCGTAACCGACGTCGTTAAGAAAGTAGCGAAATAA
- a CDS encoding carbohydrate ABC transporter permease, which yields MEAGSAKWQRNLFIASFIIPTFVFFCIFTIYPVAKGLYYSMFDWSGMAQTKDFIGLDNFKEMFKDPIVWRSIGNDYFLVVGKIVGIMVIATFFAVALTRFNFKMAGFFRSIFFIPNVISVVVIGVLWNFIYNPQIGFLNAFLSLFTDEKVTITWLGFTNHTIWMLLPPAIWAGIGFYMILLIAAIQNIPASYYEAADLEGATQWRQFWSITVPLIWEQMKVSILNIMMTTLNGSFVIVWIMTEGGPDNSTQVMGSYLYQMAFRQYHFGFGAAIGVLILVLSLITTVVLQRLLRHETVELS from the coding sequence ATGGAAGCAGGCAGCGCCAAGTGGCAGAGAAATCTTTTTATCGCTTCGTTCATCATCCCGACATTCGTGTTCTTCTGCATCTTCACCATCTATCCGGTTGCAAAAGGCCTCTATTATTCGATGTTCGATTGGTCCGGCATGGCGCAAACGAAAGATTTCATCGGACTCGACAATTTCAAGGAAATGTTCAAGGATCCTATCGTTTGGCGCTCGATCGGCAACGATTACTTCCTGGTCGTGGGCAAAATCGTCGGCATTATGGTAATCGCCACCTTCTTCGCGGTTGCCTTGACCCGGTTCAACTTCAAGATGGCCGGCTTCTTCCGGTCGATCTTCTTCATTCCGAATGTCATTTCCGTCGTCGTCATCGGCGTCTTGTGGAACTTCATATACAATCCGCAAATCGGCTTCCTGAACGCGTTCCTGTCCTTGTTCACCGACGAGAAAGTTACGATCACCTGGCTCGGCTTCACGAACCATACGATCTGGATGCTGCTTCCTCCGGCCATCTGGGCGGGGATCGGCTTCTACATGATCCTGCTCATCGCGGCCATTCAGAACATCCCGGCCTCCTACTATGAAGCGGCTGACCTGGAAGGCGCGACGCAGTGGAGACAGTTCTGGAGCATTACCGTTCCGCTGATCTGGGAGCAGATGAAAGTGTCCATTCTCAACATCATGATGACGACATTGAACGGCTCGTTCGTGATCGTCTGGATCATGACGGAGGGCGGTCCGGACAACAGCACGCAGGTTATGGGCTCGTACTTGTACCAAATGGCTTTCCGCCAATACCATTTCGGCTTCGGAGCCGCGATCGGCGTACTTATTCTGGTGCTCTCGCTTATTACGACAGTGGTGCTGCAGCGGCTGCTTCGTCATGAGACCGTCGAGCTGAGCTAA
- a CDS encoding carbohydrate ABC transporter permease — MINGIRNPIVKFVFYAILILWGLSVLYPLLWTLLDALKNNDQFFRHLPWALPEMPLLWSNFSYVWDKYNFDTYFLNSIVITVGSTLLGLLLAATTAYVLARYKFRGSGALYLLYIASMMVPFILALIPLFFLMNSMHLINTKIGLILVYTSSVLAFGIFVLVGFFKSLPKELEEASIMDGASYFGTFFRVMLPLSQPGLITVAIVNVLNIWNEYIVGTILINDPKQYTLPVEIGVMQAEMQYRTEWGPLFAALFFTIVPVLLVYIIFQRKIASGITAGAVK, encoded by the coding sequence ATGATTAACGGCATTCGCAATCCGATCGTCAAATTCGTATTCTACGCCATTCTGATCCTCTGGGGCTTGTCCGTGCTCTACCCGCTCTTGTGGACGCTGCTCGACGCGCTCAAGAATAACGACCAGTTCTTCCGCCATCTGCCCTGGGCGCTTCCGGAAATGCCCCTGCTGTGGTCCAACTTCTCGTACGTATGGGACAAATACAACTTCGATACGTACTTCCTGAACTCCATCGTGATTACGGTCGGCTCGACGCTGCTCGGCCTGCTGCTGGCCGCGACGACCGCGTACGTGCTCGCACGCTACAAATTCCGCGGGAGCGGCGCACTGTACCTGTTGTACATTGCCTCCATGATGGTGCCTTTCATCCTGGCGCTTATCCCGCTGTTCTTCCTGATGAACTCGATGCATCTGATTAATACGAAAATCGGCCTTATACTCGTCTACACGTCCAGCGTGCTGGCGTTCGGCATTTTCGTTCTCGTCGGCTTTTTCAAATCCTTGCCGAAGGAACTCGAAGAAGCGTCGATCATGGACGGGGCCTCGTATTTCGGTACATTCTTCCGAGTGATGCTGCCTTTATCGCAGCCGGGTCTCATCACGGTTGCCATCGTCAACGTGCTGAACATCTGGAACGAGTACATCGTCGGCACGATTCTCATCAACGATCCGAAGCAGTACACGCTGCCGGTCGAAATCGGCGTCATGCAGGCGGAGATGCAGTACCGTACGGAATGGGGACCGCTGTTCGCGGCATTGTTCTTCACGATCGTGCCCGTGCTGCTCGTCTACATCATCTTCCAACGCAAAATCGCCAGCGGCATTACGGCCGGCGCGGTTAAATAA
- a CDS encoding extracellular solute-binding protein has protein sequence MAYRKIFSIAAVSMLLALPAMLASCSGEKGGHAAPPPEKTRSLIRFVASEYSTETKPILEKLVKEFELKNPLIDIELQVANWDILDGLYTTMISQNQPPDLLNTNVYAHFAKDGLLNDLNDILSPELRNKLYPNLMSMDQIEGHQYAIPYVASIRNLYYNRDIFEKAGIAQPPSTWSELKADALKIKKSGGAYGFGVDLTDNETQAYLSYFFFGAGGGWIRDGKWIINCPENVEGLTYLKALFDAGLTDPEPTVTTRDEKQRILGDGKLGMMISGDYFSSVVPKEFPDLRWGMGEIPVKDGSAPISFGVQDVLVSFKTDHTDKEALSTFLDFLYDDPSYLDMIRREGFLPVNSQVGSDMAAEDDDMKASLLALTRAKFYPVQDVAWQAVMDYARKLGDAVLYDNLAPKAALDELQHFAEKRSKQ, from the coding sequence ATGGCATATAGAAAAATATTCTCGATCGCCGCCGTTTCGATGCTGCTCGCGCTCCCCGCGATGCTCGCTTCCTGCAGCGGCGAGAAAGGCGGACATGCGGCGCCTCCTCCGGAGAAGACGAGATCGCTGATCCGGTTCGTGGCGTCCGAATACAGCACGGAGACGAAGCCGATCCTCGAGAAGCTGGTCAAAGAGTTCGAGCTGAAGAATCCGCTCATCGATATCGAACTGCAAGTCGCGAACTGGGACATCCTGGATGGCCTCTATACCACGATGATCAGCCAGAATCAGCCGCCGGATCTGCTCAACACGAACGTGTACGCGCATTTTGCCAAGGACGGTTTGCTTAATGATTTGAATGACATCTTGTCGCCCGAGCTGCGCAACAAGCTGTATCCGAATTTGATGAGCATGGATCAGATCGAAGGCCATCAATACGCGATTCCGTACGTCGCTTCGATTCGGAATTTGTACTACAATCGGGATATTTTCGAGAAAGCGGGGATTGCGCAGCCGCCTTCGACCTGGTCGGAGCTCAAAGCAGATGCGCTTAAGATCAAGAAATCCGGCGGAGCGTACGGCTTCGGCGTCGACCTGACCGACAACGAGACGCAGGCGTACTTGTCGTATTTCTTCTTCGGCGCGGGCGGGGGCTGGATCCGGGACGGCAAGTGGATCATCAATTGTCCCGAGAACGTGGAGGGGCTGACGTATTTAAAAGCGCTCTTCGACGCGGGCCTCACCGATCCGGAGCCGACGGTTACGACGAGGGACGAGAAGCAGCGCATTCTCGGCGACGGCAAGCTCGGCATGATGATCTCCGGCGACTATTTCAGCTCCGTCGTGCCGAAGGAGTTTCCGGATTTGCGATGGGGCATGGGAGAGATTCCGGTCAAGGACGGCAGTGCGCCGATCTCGTTCGGCGTCCAGGACGTGCTCGTCTCCTTCAAGACGGATCACACCGACAAGGAAGCGTTGTCGACGTTTCTGGATTTCTTGTACGACGACCCGTCGTATCTGGACATGATCCGGCGCGAAGGCTTCCTGCCGGTCAATTCCCAGGTCGGCTCCGATATGGCGGCGGAAGACGATGACATGAAGGCCAGCCTGCTCGCGCTCACGCGGGCCAAGTTCTACCCCGTGCAGGACGTGGCCTGGCAGGCCGTCATGGACTACGCGCGCAAGCTGGGCGACGCCGTCCTGTACGACAACCTGGCGCCGAAGGCGGCGCTGGACGAGCTGCAGCATTTTGCCGAGAAGCGCAGCAAGCAGTAG